A genomic region of Anopheles aquasalis chromosome Y, idAnoAquaMG_Q_19, whole genome shotgun sequence contains the following coding sequences:
- the LOC126579780 gene encoding surfeit locus protein 4 homolog has translation MNIPNQYLEKTEDFADQVIRKGKHILPHVARLCLIATFLEDGIRMWVQWNEQREYMDMNWGCGKFLATLFVLINLIGQIGGCVMVLGRLKVSIACGVLFGIVVLQTFAYSVLWDIQFLLRNLALIGALLLVLAESRGEARSLFAGVPSLGENKPKNFMQLAGRVLLAFMFITLIRFELSFMQIVQDIIGSTLMVLVTIGYKTKLSSLILVALLTILNLYHNAWWTIPAYKPLRDFLKYDFFQTLSVIGGLLMIVSLGPGGVSMDEHKKKW, from the exons ATGAACATACCCAATCAGTATCTGGAAAAGACGGAAGACTTCGCCGACCAG GTGATCCGGAAGGGCAAACACATTCTACCGCATGTCGCACGGCTATGCCTCATCGCCACATTCCTCGAGGACGGCATCCGCATGTGGGTGCAGTGGAATGAGCAGCGCGAGTACATGGACATGAACTGGGGCTGCGGCAAGTTTCTGGCCACGTTGTTCGTGCTGATCAACCTGATCGGTCAGATCGGTGGCTGCGTGATGGTGCTGGGCCGGCTCAAGGTCAGCATCGCCTGCGGTGTCCTCTTCGGTATCGTCGTGCTGCAAACATTCGCCTACTCGGTGCTGTGGGACATCCAGTTCCTGCTGCGCAACCTGGCACTGatcggtgcgctgctgctggtgttggccgAATCGCGCGGCGAAGCCCGCTCACTGTTTGCCGGCGTGCCGTCGCTGGGCGAGAACAAACCGAAGAACTTCATGCAGCTGGCCGGGCGCGTCCTGCTCGCGTTCATGTTCATCACGCTGATCCGCTTCGAACTGAGCTTCATGCAGATCGTGCAGGATATCATCGGCTCGACGCTCATGGTGCTCGTCACGATCGGTTACAAGACGAAGCTGTCTTCGCTCATCCTGGTCGCACTGCTCACCATCCTCAACCTCTACCACAACGCCTGGTGGACCATTCCGGCCTACAAGCCGTTGCGCGACTTCCTCAAGTATGACTTCTTCCAAACGCTCTCCGTCATCGGCGGCCTGCTGATGATCGTCTCGCTCGGCCCCGGTGGCGTCTCCATGGACGAGCACAAGAAGAAGTGGTAA